GCTCCCGGTCTACAAGAGCGACGACCACGGGACGAGCTGGCAGCCGCTGTCGGAGGTCAAGGCGCCCGCGTATCTCTCCAAGGACCCCAAGTACGCGAAGTACACGAGCAATTGGACCAACCCCTACCTCTACACGCTTCCGCAGAACGTCGGAAAGCTGAAGCGGGGCACGCTGCTCCTGGCGAGTGTCGTGTCGGGGGACGACGCGTACTACAAGGAGCACAAGGCGGCCGACCCCAACTGGACGCCCTCCAACGACGGTGACCGCAGCGACCTCGCCATCGCGCTGTACTCCAGCACCGACGGCGGCGCGTCCTGGAAGGTCGTCAACGTGATCGCGACCGGCGGCTGGCAGGGCGGCAGCGCGGGCGCGATCGGACAGAACGTCGCCACGGCCAACACGCACCAGCAGGTCGACCCCGTCTGGGAGCCGTACTTGATGGTCTACAAGGGCCAACTCGTCTGCTACTACTCCGACGAGAACGACTACACCGGTTTCGACGCGACGACCGGCGTCCCGACACTCGACCCCGCCAACGACACCGCCCCGGACTCACACGGACAGATCCTCGCCCACCGCACCTGGAACGGCCGCGGCGCCCAGTGGAGCGGACCCGTCGTCGACGTCGCGGGACTGACCCAGAGCATGGGCGACGGCAAGACCGAGATCGGCGGCGGGCGGCCGGGCATGACGAACGTCGTGCGGACCACGGACGGCAAGTGGCTGCTCACGTACGAGTACTGGGGCGGCGGAGCCAACACCCGGTACCTGCTTGCCGACAACCCCCTTGCTTTCTACCGGAGTTCGGCGACCGGCGGTGCCGTCACCTCGCTGCCGGTCGACACCGGCTCCCGTCCGCTCGCGACGGGCGGCAGTCCGGTCGTCATCAGGCTGCCCGGGGGAGGCCTGGTCTACAACGCGGCCGGCAGCGGCAACGTCTGGGTCAACAAGAGCGGTCGTAGCGACGGGGTTTGGAAGGAGTACCAGACGACGTCGCGGGCCGGATACAGCCGCGACCTCCAGTTCGTCGACGGCACCGGACGGATCGCGATCCTCAACAACCAGGGCACCTCGACGATCGCCTACGCCGAGGTCGACCTCGGCCGGTCGAAGGGCGCCTACTACCGGTTGGTGAACCGGAAGACCGGTCAGGTGATCGGCACCGGCGGGAAGTCGAACGACGCGAACATCGGCAACGGGGACGTCCCCGATGTCGTCCTGGAGGCCCGAGGTTCCGCTGCGGACCGGGACACCCAGTACTGGCACGCGGTGACCGAACCCAACGGCGGGGTAACGCTGTTGAACAAGGCGGGCGGCCGGGCGGCGGCGATCTGGACCGGCAACGCGACGGTCGGCCAGCGGATCGGACAGTGGGTCGACAACAGTGCCACCGGCAGCTGGAACCTGGTGAAGACCGGGGACGGGTTCTATCGCTTGCAGTCGGTCAAGAACACGAGCCTGTACCTGACCGGTGCGTCCGACGGGGCGCCGCTGACCCTGCAGAACACGGCGGCGGACGGTTCGCAGGAGTGGAAGCTCGTGCGGTAGGGCGGTGGACGGGTCGGCCGGCTTCCGGGGTGAACTGCCGGTCGGCCCAGTACCGTTGGGGACATGATGGTTCGTCACAAGGCGCGGGTCGTGCTGCTCGACGACGGTCATCTGGTGTTCCTGAAGCGGGGCTGGCCCGGCGGCGACCCGTACTGCACGACCGTCGGGGGGAGTGTCGAGCCCGAGGACGCGGACCTCGAAGCGGCCCTGCGCCGCGAGGCGTTGGAGGAGATCGGGGCCACGATCGGTCCCGCCACCGAGTTCCTGACCCTGACCGAACCGCGTGGCACGAGCACCGTCGTCCAGCACTACTTCCTCGCCGATCTGGTGGACATGGACCTGGACCTCCGCCATGGCCCCGAACTCGACGACCCCGACACGGGCCTCTTCGAACCGGTCCGGGTCGCGTTGAACCGTTCGGCCGTGGCGGCGCTCAACCTCCAGCCCGCCGAGTTGGCCGACTTCGTGCTCGCGCATGTCGAGACCTGGGGCGCCTGACACCCGCATGGTGGTCACAACACCTTGAGCTGGGTGAGGAGTTGCAGGGTGTCGGTGTTGACCCAGTACTCCACGAACCTGCCGTCCCGCATCCGGAGTGTGTCGGTGCCGGTGAACGTGACCACGGTCCCGGGCTCGGCCTTGGCGCCGGGGAAACCGCCGGCGTAGGTGCCGGTGGCGGTCCACCGTATGGACGCGTAACGACCGTCGACCAGTGGGGTGACCTGCTCGGTGAAGCGAAGGTCCGGGAACGCGGCGCGGGTCTGCTTGATCCACGCGACCAGCCCGTCGGCGCCCCGGATCGAGCTGCCGTCACCGCCGTCGAGGAGTGCGGCGTGGACGCGGAAGGCGGGGGAGATGATGCCTGGCGCCCGGTCGTAGGCGCCGTTCCAGAGGAGGAGCCAGTCGTCGAGCATCGCCTTCGGCCGCTGTGCGCCCTCGTGGTGGCTCTGGACGGTCGTGATCGCCGTCGTCGAGGGGGACTTGGGTGACGCGTCCGATGCGGTGGCGGTCATGGCGGTACAGGCCAGGGCGGCGAGCGCCGCCGGGACGAGGAGCCGGGCGCGGGGACGGCGGGTGGTGCGGGCGGGCGGGACGGTGGTCATGGCAGGTCCTTCCGATCGGGGTGGGGGAGAGAGGGGAGGGCGGGGCGCGTCACGGCGTCAGGACGACCTTGCCGGTGACCGTGCCGGATTCGGCCAGGCGCAGGGCGTCCGAGACGCGGGCGAGCGGGAGTCGGGCGGCGATCTGCGCGTTGACCTCACCGCGCTGGAGGGCCGCGAAGACCTGGGTGAGGTCGGCGCTGAGCTGGGCGCGGAACTTGTTCTTGCTCAGGGCGCGGCCGGCCCAGACGTTGAAGAAGTAGGCGTGACGGCCGTTCGGCAGCGCGTTCCACGTCCAGACCCGGCCCAGGATCTTGAGCACGGGCAGCTGCTTGGAGCCCTCGTCGTCGCGGGTGGAGGCGCTGCCGTAGGAGACGAGCGTGCCGCCGGGGGCGAGGAGGTGCCAGGACCGGACGACGCTGGGGCCGCCGACGTGGTCGAAGACGGCGTCCACACCGCGCGAGGAGAGCTCGCGGACGCGGGCCGCGAGGTCCGGGGTGCGGTAGTCGATGGGCTCGACACCCTGCTCGCGGAGCGCGTCGTGGTGGCGCGGGGATGCGGTGCCGATCACGTGCACCCCTGCTGCGTGGGCGAGTTGGACCAGGACGGTGCCGACCCCGCCGTTCGCACCGTGCACCAGGATCGTCTGGCCGGCGCGGACCCGGGCCTTGCGGTGGAGCATCTGCCAGGCGGTGATGCCGTTCACGACCACCGTCTCCGCCTCGGCCGCGCCGATCCCCTCGGGCACCGGCACCACGTCGGCCGCGTCGACCAGCACATGGCTGGCCCAGCCGCCGACCTTGACCAGTGCGGCCACCCGGGTGCCGGCCAGGCCCGGCTCAACGCCCGCGCCGGTGCTCTGGACGGTGCCGACCAGGTCGTAGCCGGGGACGAAGGGGAACGGGGGCTGGTCGTAGTACTTGCCGCGGCGCATCTGCTGCTCGGCGAAGGAGACCCCGGTCGCCTCCATCCGGATCACGACCTGGCCGGGCCCCGCGACGGGAACGGCCCCGTGCCTGACCTCCAGGCCCTCCGGCTCCACCTTGCCCGGCAGGACGACCTCGACGAGTGCGTCGGTGGTGTTGTCCACGTGGTTCGTGTTGTCCGTGCTGTTCATGGTGACCTCCACTGCGATCCGCTGTGAGCTAGGTGCTTTCGTGTTCGTTATAAGTTGTAACTCACGCGAGAAGGGGTCGTCAATAGCAATCGTGATAGCTTCTAACTGAAGCGTGAACATGTAGTCGAGTGGGAGTGGAAGGCGGCCGGTCATGGCGGAAACGGGCACGAAGACCCCGCGCGAGCGCTATCGCGACCAGGTGCGCGCGGAGGTCAAGGAACATGCGCGGGAACAGATCGCCACGGCGGGCGCCTCCGCGCTCTCCCTCAACGCGATCGCCAAGCGGATGGGCATGAGCGGCCCCGCCCTCTACCGCTACTTCGCCAGCCGCGACGACCTGATCACCGAACTCATCCGGGACGCCTACCGCAGCCTCGCCGACACCTTCCGCGCGGCCGCCGCCTCCGGCACCGACCTGCCCGGCCTGGCCCACGCCCTGCGCGACTGGGCCCACGCCGACCCGCAGCGCTACTTCCTCATCTACGGCACACCCGTCCCCGGCTACCACGCGCCCGACGACATCACCGGCATCGCGTCCGAGATCATGGCGGCCCTGCTGGACGCGAGCACGGAGCTGCCCGCGGACGGTCCCACGACCCCGTTCGAGGTCGACCTGCAGGCCCATCGGCACTGGGCGGGCGACCACCCCGCCCCACCCGCGGCCCTCCACCGCGCCCTGACCTTCTGGACCCGCCTGCACGGCGTCCTGTCCCTGGAACTGGCGGGCCACTTCACGGGCATGGGGTTCGACCCGGCGAAGTTCTTCGACTCGGAACTGGCCGCGCTGTCGGCGCCGTAGGGCCGGCGAGGCGCGGCGGGCGTGATTCCCGTACGCTTCCGCGTCTTCGGTTGGCCTGGCGCCGCTGGGGTATTTCCGTCGTGCGACGGTGAGGGCGGGCCGAAGGCGGCCCGATGCCCGTTCCGGTTGGCGGGGGCGCGATGTCGAGGATGAGCCAGGAGACACGTGACGCGGCGGTGCGTGCCGCCGGGAAGGCCGGGCTCGGTGAGCTGAAGGCCGTCTACGACCGCTCCCGGTTCGGCGCGTGGGTCCTCGCGGTGTCCGGCTGCGTATTCGTGGCCTTCCTGTTGCCCGTCGTCGTGATCGACACCGTTGACGACGGCGTGTCCGGCAAGACGTACGCGGGGGTCGTCAGCTGCCTGGGGGTGATCGTCGGAATGTCGCTCGCCGCCCGCGTCGTGTCGCGGAACTCCGAGGGCGGCATCGTCCACTTCGAGGGCGGCATGGTCGAGACCTACGGCGCTGGCAGCGAAACGGTCTGGGCCTGGCGCGCCGTCACCGAGGTCCGACGCCTGTCCAGGAACCCGATCATTCCCACGACGTACGCCATCACCGCCGGGGGACGCCAACTCACGGTCGGCCGCGACGAGTTCTTCCGCTGCCGACCACTGTTGAAGGACATGGCCAAGCTGACGGCCCCGGCACCGAGCGACTGAGCATCGTTCCAGTCGCACCCACGGCTTCGTCCACCACATCCGACCCGCCTCCCCGACTGGCCTGCCACACACCGGAATTGAGGCCCCCAGGGGCGCCCGGAACGGGGCCTTACGCGGCTTCGGCAGGCCCTCGGACACGCTCCGGGTGCGGCGCGCGACGGCTGCGCCGCCCGCTTCCCGGCACGTCGTCACCGGCCCGTCTGCGGCCTTGGCGTAGTGGCTCTGACCTGGTGTTTTCCTCGATTCCGCCTACGCTGGGGTGATCAACCGAACGCCATGGGAGGGGTCTTCGTGGGTGCGGAAGGCATGGAGTACGACGTTTCTCACATCAAGGTGCTGGAGGGCTGGGAAGCCGTGCGGAAGCGGCCCGGGATGTACGTCGGCTCGACCGGTGAACGCGGGCTGTACAACCTCGTGTTGGGCGTCGTCGACCGGGCCGTGGTCGAGGTCCTGGCGGGCCGCGCCGGCTGCGTCGACGTGACGCTCACGGCGGACGGCGGTGTGCGGGTCGCCGACGACGGGGCGGGAGGTGGTGGGCCCCATGGCCCGGACCTCGAAGCGGAGTTGACCAGTTTCCAACTCTCTTCCGGCCCCATCGGCCGGCGCACCGCGGTGGTTGCCCCCTTCGGTGTGGGGCTCGTCGTTTCCAACGTCCTGTCGAGTCGGCTGACGGCCGAGGTGCGGGGCGAGGGGACCCGATGGGCCAAGGAGTACGCGCGCGGTGTCGAGGTCGAACAGGCCGACGCCGAGGGGCCGTTGACCGGGAAGGGGACGACCATCTCCTTCTGGCCCGACACCGAGATCTTCGAGACGACATGGCTCTCCTTCCCCGTGCTGGCGGAGCGGTTCCGTGAACTGGCCTTCCTCAACCGGGGCTTGGCCGTCTCGCTGACCGACGAACGCCCGGCGAACGGGGTTCGGAGGGTGCTGTACCAATTCCCGGACGGAGTACGGGACTTCGTGGCCGCCCTCGACGCGGAAGCGGGGGCGTGCCCCCATGCGGACGTCTTCGGCTTCGAGCGGGAGGACACGAGGATGGCGGGGACGATGGAGGTGGCCCTGCTGTGGGGGTACTCCCACAGCGCGCGGACACGCGGTTTCGCCAACAGCCTGGCCACTCACGAGGGCGGCACGCATCTGGACGGCTTCCGCGAGGGAGTGGTGGACGCGGTCACCGCGTTCGCACGGGAACGGGAGCTGCCGGGCGCGTCCGCCCTCGATGCCCGCGCCGACCGTATCGTCGAGGGGCTCACCGCGGTCGTGTCGGTGAAGCTGGACCAACCCGAATACCTCGGCGCCACCCGCACGTTGCTGGGTAACACCGACGTGCGGGTGTGCGTGGCGGAGGCCGTCCGGGAACACCTCGGCACCTGGTTCGAGGAGCGGCCGGAGCGGGCCGCGCGCGTCGTCGCCGGGATCGTACGAGACATCGGCCAGGACTGACACCCGCGGGCGGTCCGTCCGGAACAACTCGGCTGCCGGTGCGGGAGACCAGTCCCCGCACCGGCTCAACTCACCGCCTCCAACAGGGCGATGACGTAGGCGTCCGGCCGTTCCTCCACAGCCCGCGTCGTCAGCTCGGCCCGCCCCGCCTCCCGCCACGGCCGAGCCACCGGCCCCACACCGGACCCGAACGCCAGCGCGTCCAGCAGCCGCCAGTACAACCGCTCACCCGCGGCCGCGGCCAGAACCCCGCCGGACTCCTCGTACGCCTCGGCGAACCGCAGACCCCAGGCCGGGCGGTGCGGCAGCGCGAGGTTGGTGGAGCAGTGCGCCACATCCAGGTCCGCCGGTCCCCAGGAGGTCTGCACCCAGTCGACGACGCCGCTGATACGCAGGCCTGCCCCGTTGCGGGACGGCTCGTCGGACAACACGTTGCCGGGGTGGAAGTCCCGGTGCAGGAACCGTCCCTCGTACCGGGGCGCGGGCTTGCGGATGGCGTCGGTCGCCGCGGCCCAGGCCACCGCGTCGGCGCCGCGGGGAGGGACGACGGCGTCGGCCTCGCGGTGCAGCATGTCCTCGGCGTGCTCCACGAAGTACGGGTCGACGAAGGTCCGCACCACCAGGTGCCGGGTACCTCCGTCCCGCGTACCGATGGTCAGCCGCCGCATCTCGGCGGTGATGCCGCACCACGCATGTCACTGGGCCACCCCTTCGTCCGGTTCCTAGGGCAGCGGCAACGACCGCAGGATGTGGTGGACCATCGTTTCGATGACGACGTAGTCCGGGTCGCCTCCCGGCAGGACGAACGCAGGGTACGCGCTGCCCACGGTCTCCGGGTAGGCCGGTGACATGCGGGGTGCGGCAGCACCTTTCGCGTGCGGTCCGGCATGCAGGTCGATGCTGATCATGTGTCCACGGACGGCGCGGTCGTTGCGGGGGGTGAAGGTCAGGAACCGCCCGCCGACCAGGCCGGCCTGGTCCGTGGTCGTGGAGTAACTCCACAGCTTCTTCGGGTGGTTGAGGTCGTAGGCGTTCCAGTCCCCGACGCTGGAATCCTCCGGACTGACCTCGAAGAGCATCAGCACACCGTCGGCCGAGATCAGAGCGCGTTCGGGTTTCTCGTCGGTGGCCTTGGCGGTAGCGAGTGGTCGGAGGTCGCCCGGGTCGAGCCGCCGGAGGGGCGGAAAGGTGTCCTCGGCCGTGTACGCGCTTCCCGAGCAGACGAGGTAGCCGCCGCCGGCGATGAGGTGCGGGCACTTGGTGCCCGAGGTGGTGGTCGCGAGCGCGTCGCCGGTACGGGCGTCGCGCGCCGTGACCTTCGAGGAATCGGTCGTGTAGACGCGCCCGCCGAACGCGGCCGGGCTCTCGGAGCGCTTGGCGTCCACCGTCCTGTGCCACAGCGTCTTGCCGTCGGACTCCCGGTAGGCGCCGAGCGCAACGCTCGGCTCGCGGTCGAAACTGCTCCACGCGTCGAGGGCGTAGACGATTCCCTCCGCCGTGACGAACTGGGTGTACACGCGGTCGACGGGCAGCGGGTGGGACCAGGCCGCCTTGCCGGTGCGGAGGTTCGCGGCGCGCAGGGTGCGGCCGCCGCTGGTCACCGCGCGTTCGGCGGCCTTGTCCACGACGAGTCCGAGGTTCTTGCCGGAGGTGGTGGTGGGCACGGTCCAGGTGATCCCGCCGTCGGTCCGGGACCGCCCGACGAAACCGTCCGCGCCGGTGGCGCACACGACCTGGTGGGCCGTGGCACCGCAGACCTGTACCCCCTCCGAGCCGGAGAGGTCCTTGGTCCAGGCACGCCACGGGCCCTGGCCGCCGCCGGAGCTCTGCGTCGCGGCGGAGGCCGACGCGGAGGCGGGCGGGGACGCGGTCGTCGTCTCCGCGGACCGCGCGTCCCCGGAGCCCGAACAGCCGGTCGCCATCACCCCGAACAGGACCGCGCCCATCACCCCGTGCGTCATCCGAACCCGTCGCATCAGCCACCCCCGTCGTGTGAGGCGCCCATGTTTCCAGACGCCGCGTCGCACGTACCACGTCAGCGCACGCCCTGTCGGCGACCGCGACGGACGGCGGAGTGATGACCCGACCGGCTGGTCCTCGGACCCGGACGGTGTGGCGGCACGGCGGGTGGGGCCGGGTTGGGGACACTCGCGGTCCGGCGCCGCGCGGGCGGCGGATCCCCTGTCTGGCTGGAGAAACGTGGTGCGACTTCCCCTGCTTCGGGCCGCTCTGGCGGCCTCGGTGCTCGTGGCGTCCGGAGCGGCCGCCGCGCCGGTCCGGGCCGACGGGACGTCCCGGCCCCGGGCCGTCGACGATCTCGCGCGGTACGTCAACCCCTTCGTCGGCACCGCCCCCGGCGGCCCCGACTTCGGCCACGGCGGTGGCGCGGGCAACACCTTCCCGGGCGCCTCGGCCCCGCTCGGCGGGATGCAGTGGAGCCCCGACACGGTGACGTACCAGCACGGCGGCTACTCCTACGGCGACAACCGCATCCGCGGCTTCAGCCTCGCGCACATCTCCGGAGCGGGCTGCGCGGCCTACGGCAACGTCCCCTTCATGCCCACGCAGGAGACCGCACCGCCGGCGTACGCCACGTTCTCGCACACCAACGAGCAGGCGGCGCCCGGCAGTTACCACGTCACCTTCGACAACGGCATCGGCACCGACCTCACCACCACCCAGCGCTCGGGCATCGCCCGCTTCACCTACCCGGCGAACGACAACCGGCCCGCCGCCGTGAGCATCGAGGCGGCCAAGGCGTTCACCGCGGCCACCGGATCCGTCGACATCGGGACCAACACGCTCTCCGGGTACAGCGACAGCGGCGCCTTCTGCAAGTCCAAGAACCGCTACCGGCTCTACTTCCACGCCACCTTCGACCAGCCCTTCGACCAGGCCACCCACCCCGACGGCAAGGCGGGCTCGGCCATGGTCACCTTCGCCCCCGGCGTGCGCACGGTGACCGCCCGGGTCGGCGTCTCCTTCGTCGACGTCGAGGGCGCCCGCCGCAACGCGCTCAACGAGCAGAAGGCGCAGTCGTACGACACGATCCGGCAGGCCGTGCGCGACGACTGGAACGGGTGGCTCAACCGCGTCACCGTCGGCGGCGGCACGGACGCACAGCGCCGGGTCTTCTACACCGCGCTCTACCACGCCCTCCTGCACCCCAGCGTCTTCAGCGACACCGACGGCCGCTACACCGGCATGGACGGCGCCGTCCACCGCACCCAGGCCGGGCACGTCCAGTACGCGAACTTCTCCGGCTGGGACGTCTACCGCTGCCAGGTCCAGCTGCTGGCGCTACTCGCCCCGCGAGAGGCCTCCGACATCGCGCAGTCCGTCCTCAACCAGGGCCTGCAGGCAGGGTACTTCGACCGCTGGACCCTCGCGAACGGCGGCAGCGGCGTCATGGTCGGCGACCCGCTGCCCGCCATCGCGTCCGCGATCCACGCCTTCGGCGGCACCGACTTCGACGCGACCACCCTGCTGCGTACGGCCCTTGCGGACCGCCAGGACAACCGCCAGCGCCCCGGACACGAGCAGTACGACTCTTTCGGCTACGTTCCCGCCGGCACCAAGGGCGTCTGGGGCTCGGTCTCCACCACCCTCGAGTACGCCGTCGCCGACTACGCGCTCGCCCAACTCGCGCACCGGCTGGGTGACTTGACGTCGTACGACACCCTGCTGCGAGCCTCCGGGAACTGGCGCAACCTCTTCAACCCCGCCACCGGCTACATCCAGCCCCGCAACGCCGACGGCACCTGGCCGGCCTTCACCCCGGCCCAGAAGACGGAGTACGTGGAGGGCAACGCGGCGCAGTACACGTGGATGGTGCCGCAGGACCTGCCAGGGCTGTTCGCCGCGATGGGCGGGGACGCCGCCGTCACCGGACGCCTCGACACCTTCTTCAGCAACCTCAACGCGGGCGCCGACCAGCCCTACGCCTACCTCGGCAACGAGCCCTCGTTCGGGACTCCTTGGGCCTACGCCTCCGTCGGCCACGCCGACCGCGCCGGGGCCGTCACCCACCGCGCGCTGTCCACGCTGTTCACCGACGCCCCCGGCGGACTCGTCGGCAACGACGACCTCGGTGCCATGTCGTCCTGGGCGGTGTGGGCGAGCCTCGGCCTGTACCCGGAGGTCCCCGGCACCGCCCAACTCGCCCGCTCGGAGCCCCTGTTCAGCACCGCCACCGTCCACCGGGGCGACGGCACCTCGCTCACGGTCGGCGCCGGGGCGCGCGGGCACTCACTTCGATAGCGGAGTCCGTACGGGACGGGCCGCGGGTCCGGGCGCGGCCGTCACCTCGGTCGGCTTGAGCGCGCCGTGCGGCCCGTCGCACTCCACCACCACCCGCACCGGCGCGCCGCACTCGGTGTGCCGTACGTCGAGAACCGGCCCCTCGGGGTCCGCGGCGTACGTCTCGCCCCACTGCCGCAGCGCCATCAGCACCGGCCAGAGATCGCGGCCCTTGGTCGTCAGCCGGTACTCGTGCCGGGTCCGGCTCCCCGCCTGCTGGTAGGGCACCGTCGTCAGGATGCCGGCCGCCACCAGCTTGCGGAGCCGGTCGGCGAGCACCGCGTCAGAGAGCCCGATATGACGCCGGAAGTCGTCGAAGCGCCGGACCCTGATGAACGCGTCCCGCAGGATCAGCAGGGTCCACTTCTCGCCGACGAGATCGAGCGTGCTCTGGACCGGGCAGTTCTCCGTGCTCACGTCGAGCCATTCCATGCGGCCAGCGTAGCCACCTGGCTCTGTCATTGACAGTCAGCTGCGGGCACATCTAGCTTCTTTTCAGGAAGCCAGCTGGGAGGTAGCGCCGTATGGGACGGTCACGCACGTACGAGTGGGAGGACCCGGGGGTCTCGGCAGCCGCCGTAGGACAGTCCACGGGGCTGGAATTCCTGCGGGAACTGATCGGCGGGCGGCTGCCCGCGCCGCCCATCGGGGCCACCCTGAACTTCACGCTCGACGAGGTGGAGCACGGGCGCGCGGTGTTCTCGCTGATACCGGGGGAGGAGCACTACAACCCCATCGGCAGCGTGCACGGCGGGGTCTACGCCACGCTGCTCGACTCCGCGGCCGGGTGCGCGGTGCAGTCCACGTTGCCGCAGGGCATGGGGTACACGTCGCTCGACCTGACCGTGAAGTTCCTGCGCCCGATCACGGCCGACACCGGGCGCGTCCGTGCCGTGGGGACCGTACTGAACGGCGGACGGCGTACCGCGCTCGCCCAGGCCGAACTGTTCGACGAGAAGGACCGGTTGCTCGCGCACGCCACGAGCAGCTGCCTGCTGTTCCCCGTCCCGGGTGCTTGACCCCGGAACGGCGGAAATCCGCCTGTCCCCCGCGCAGGCGGATCCGTACCGTCAACTCCCTTGATCCATACGGTCGCAGGCGCTGGCGGAATGTTGTGCAGTTTGCCGGGTGGCGGGACCGTGGTGGTATGGGGAGAAGTACGTACGTGCGGATGCGGACGTGACACACGCGGGATCGTGAGGGCGGATGACGGGCGGGCCTGCCGGGGCGTACGAACGCATGCTGGCGGTCGCGGTGGCGGCGCTGCACGAACGGGAACCCGATCGGCTGTGGCCGTTGGTGGCCGCGGCCCTGCCGGGGCTGTGCGGGGGCGAGGCGCTGATCTACAAACTCGGTGAGTGGACGGACCGGAGTGGCTCGATGGGTCTGTCGCCTGCCGCCGCGGCGTACCTCGGGCGGATCGACGACGACGCGATGGCGGTGCTGCGGCGGGGGTATCCCTTCGCGGATCACTACGCCGGTGCCGGTGCCGGTGCCGTCCGGCGGCCCGGGACCGCGCATCGGATGGCGGGGAAGGGGTGGGCGCGGAGCCGGACCGCGGGGACGATCAGCCGGTTGATGGACGCCGACCACGTCCTGGCGATACCCCTGCCTGGCACGGCTACCCCGGTCACTGGTTGCCTCGTGTACCGCGCGGGCGCGGACTTCACCGAGGACCATGTGCGGGCCGCCGAGGAGTTGCAGCCCCTGTTGGCCGGTGTGGAGCAGCAGCGGCAACTTCTTGAACGCTGGCGGGCGACGACGGCTTCGCCGGAGACGCGGGAGGAGATGCCGG
The nucleotide sequence above comes from Streptomyces sp. N50. Encoded proteins:
- a CDS encoding GH92 family glycosyl hydrolase; its protein translation is MRLPLLRAALAASVLVASGAAAAPVRADGTSRPRAVDDLARYVNPFVGTAPGGPDFGHGGGAGNTFPGASAPLGGMQWSPDTVTYQHGGYSYGDNRIRGFSLAHISGAGCAAYGNVPFMPTQETAPPAYATFSHTNEQAAPGSYHVTFDNGIGTDLTTTQRSGIARFTYPANDNRPAAVSIEAAKAFTAATGSVDIGTNTLSGYSDSGAFCKSKNRYRLYFHATFDQPFDQATHPDGKAGSAMVTFAPGVRTVTARVGVSFVDVEGARRNALNEQKAQSYDTIRQAVRDDWNGWLNRVTVGGGTDAQRRVFYTALYHALLHPSVFSDTDGRYTGMDGAVHRTQAGHVQYANFSGWDVYRCQVQLLALLAPREASDIAQSVLNQGLQAGYFDRWTLANGGSGVMVGDPLPAIASAIHAFGGTDFDATTLLRTALADRQDNRQRPGHEQYDSFGYVPAGTKGVWGSVSTTLEYAVADYALAQLAHRLGDLTSYDTLLRASGNWRNLFNPATGYIQPRNADGTWPAFTPAQKTEYVEGNAAQYTWMVPQDLPGLFAAMGGDAAVTGRLDTFFSNLNAGADQPYAYLGNEPSFGTPWAYASVGHADRAGAVTHRALSTLFTDAPGGLVGNDDLGAMSSWAVWASLGLYPEVPGTAQLARSEPLFSTATVHRGDGTSLTVGAGARGHSLR
- a CDS encoding helix-turn-helix domain-containing protein, giving the protein MEWLDVSTENCPVQSTLDLVGEKWTLLILRDAFIRVRRFDDFRRHIGLSDAVLADRLRKLVAAGILTTVPYQQAGSRTRHEYRLTTKGRDLWPVLMALRQWGETYAADPEGPVLDVRHTECGAPVRVVVECDGPHGALKPTEVTAAPGPAARPVRTPLSK
- a CDS encoding PaaI family thioesterase; this encodes MGRSRTYEWEDPGVSAAAVGQSTGLEFLRELIGGRLPAPPIGATLNFTLDEVEHGRAVFSLIPGEEHYNPIGSVHGGVYATLLDSAAGCAVQSTLPQGMGYTSLDLTVKFLRPITADTGRVRAVGTVLNGGRRTALAQAELFDEKDRLLAHATSSCLLFPVPGA
- a CDS encoding helix-turn-helix transcriptional regulator, with amino-acid sequence MTGGPAGAYERMLAVAVAALHEREPDRLWPLVAAALPGLCGGEALIYKLGEWTDRSGSMGLSPAAAAYLGRIDDDAMAVLRRGYPFADHYAGAGAGAVRRPGTAHRMAGKGWARSRTAGTISRLMDADHVLAIPLPGTATPVTGCLVYRAGADFTEDHVRAAEELQPLLAGVEQQRQLLERWRATTASPETREEMPADSRLTPRQVAVLLLLADAMTASAIARRLGISVRTVHKHVEGLYRKLGTRDRVSTVLRAQEMGLLPRRVGR